A genomic stretch from Bos mutus isolate GX-2022 chromosome 4, NWIPB_WYAK_1.1, whole genome shotgun sequence includes:
- the AGAP3 gene encoding arf-GAP with GTPase, ANK repeat and PH domain-containing protein 3 isoform X7: MERGWPPADSCSRERPAACRRALSVCDSLDLHGAPADRAASALQAALCAAREQPARPRSVCSGGPGPPPPPTGARSLLLGLLRPRLGRRGTPDGRESAPGPAPSPAPSPASSPAPGRRSRPRGAQAPRPTSMTFLEVNRLELAAEAEGAGAGLGRAGSSGFLRGASLWSSQRWQVLRGGGGRSAPSPRRGLSALRKSFSFRLRRGQEIRRAESGLLPRVRTRSDGDASSLGAFPSRRDLLLGTEAPRAAPEAGRPRTAAGLWRLLTSRFRRREPMSAPAPSEPLWSRRAAAAPGLLGAPSDSFVNSQEWTLSRSVPELKVGIVGNLSSGKSALVHRYLTGTYVQEESPEGGRFKKEIVVDGQSYLLLIRDEGGPPELQFAAWVDAVVFVFSLEDEISFQTVYNYFLRLCSFRNTSEVPMVLVGTQDAISAANPRVIDDSRARKLSTDLKRCTYYETCATYGLNVERVFQDVAQKVVALRKKQQLAIGPCKSLPNSPSHSAVSAASIPAVHINQATNGGSSAFSDYSASVPSTPSISQRELRVETIAASSTPTPIRKQSKRRSNIFTICATVSNFSSTKRPFQLLPN; encoded by the exons ATGGAGCGGGGCTGGCCGCCGGCGGACAGCTGCAGCCGGGAGCGGCCCGCCGCCTGCCGCCGCGCCCTCAGCGTCTGCGACTCGCTGGACCTGCACGGCGCCCCGGCCGACCGCGCCGCCTCCGCCCTGCAGGCCGCCCTGTGCGCTGCGCGCGAGCAGCCGGCGCGGCCGCGGAGCGTGTGCTCTGGCGGCCcggggccgccgccgccccccaccGGCGCCCGCAGCCTGCTGCTCGGACTCCTGCGCCCGCGCCTCGGCCGCCGCGGCACCCCCGACGGCCGAGAGTCGGCTCCCGGGCCCGCGCCCAGCCCCGCGCCGAGCCCCGCATCCAGCCCCGCGCCGGGTCGCCGCAGCCGGCCTCGGGGCGCCCAGGCGCCGCGGCCCACCAGCATGACGTTCCTGGAGGTGAACCGCCTGGAGCTGGCGGCCGAGGCCGAGGGCGCGGGCGCGGGGCTGGGCCGCGCGGGGAGCTCCGGCTTCCTGCGGGGCGCCTCGCTCTGGAGCAGCCAGCGCTGGCAGGTGctgcgcggcggcggcgggcgcagCGCCCCGAGCCCCCGGCGCGGCCTGTCGGCGCTGAGGAAGAGCTTCAGTTTCCGCCTGCGCCGCGGCCAGGAGATCCGGCGCGCCGAGTCCGGGCTGCTGCCCCGCGTGCGCACCCGCAGCGACGGCGACGCCAGCTCCCTGGGCGCCTTCCCCAGCCGCCGCGACCTGCTGCTGGGCACCGAGGCCCCGCGCGCCGCGCCCGAGGCCGGCCGCCCCCGCACCGCCGCCGGCCTCTGGAGGCTGCTCACCAGCCGCTTCCGCCGGAGAGAGCCCATGTCCGCGCCCGCGCCGTCCGAGCCGCTGTGGAGCCGCCGGGCGGCCGCGGCCCCCGGACTTCTGGGCGCGCCGAGCG ACTCCTTTGTGAACAGCCAGGAGTGGACCCTGAGCCGCTCGGTGCCGGAGCTTAAAGTG GGCATTGTAGGGAACCTGTCTAGTGGGAAGTCGGCCCTGGTGCACCGCTATCTGACAGGGACCTATGTCCAGGAGGAGTCCCCTGAAG GGGGTCGGTTTAAGAAGGAGATTGTGGTGGATGGCCAGAGTTACCTGCTGCTGATCCGAGATGAAGGAGGCCCCCCCGAGCTCCAG tttgCCGCCTGGGTGGACGCAGTGGTGTTTGTGTTCAGCCTGGAGGATGAGATCAGCTTCCAGACGGTGTACAACTACTTCCTGCGCCTCTGCAGCTTCCGCAACACCAGCGAGGTGCCCATGGTGCTGGTGGGCACACAGG ACGCCATCAGTGCCGCGAACCCGCGGGTCATCGACGACAGCAGGGCCCGCAAGCTGTCCACAGACTTGAAGCGGTGCACCTACTACGAGACGTGTGCCACCTACGGGCTCAACGTGGAGCGCGTCTTCCAGGACG TGGCCCAGAAGGTAGTGGCCTTGCGGAAGAAGCAGCAGCTGGCCATCGGGCCCTGCAAGTCACTGCCCAACTCCCCCAGCCACTCGGCCGTGTCCGCCGCCTCCATCCCGGCCGTACACATCAACCAG GCCACGAATGGCGGCAGCAGCGCCTTCAGCGACTACTCGGCCTCAGTCCCCTCCACGCCCAGCATCAGCCAGCGGGAGCTGCGCGTGGAGACCATCgctgcctcctccacccccacaccCATCCGCAAGCAGTCCAAGCGGCGCTCCAACATCTTCACG ATATGTGCCACTGTTTCCAACTTTTCATCAACAAAAAGGCCTTTCCAACTCCTTCCAAATTAG